A stretch of Heptranchias perlo isolate sHepPer1 chromosome 1, sHepPer1.hap1, whole genome shotgun sequence DNA encodes these proteins:
- the tada2b gene encoding transcriptional adapter 2-beta, which produces MAELGKKYCVYCLADVTSLRLRCTECQDIELCPECFSAGAEIGNHRRWHGYQLVDGGRFTLWGAEAEGGWTSREEQLLLDAIEQYGFGNWEDMAAHVGARAPPEVMEHYVSMYIHGNLGRACIPDSIPNRVTDHTCPTGGPLSPSLTTPLPPLDITVAEQQQLGYMPLRDDYEIEYLQDAETLISGLAVNYDDEDVDIELKRAHVDMYVRKLKERQRRKNMARDYSLVPVFLGKEKKEKPLKRKVTKEEKELRAKLRPICQFMSSKEFDDCFDNLHKERTLRAKIRELQRYRRNGITKTEESAEYEAARHKREKRKEMKNSAGAKRGKDDGSKEAAGEFNSMENLPGFDLLSEREKLLCSSLNLSPTRYLTVKTIIIKDYLQKRQGIPSKSRLPSYLDKVLKKRILNFLTESGWIARDTS; this is translated from the coding sequence ATGGCGGAGCTGGGCAAGAAGTACTGCGTCTACTGCCTGGCCGACGTGACCAGCCTGCGGCTCCGCTGCACCGAGTGCCAGGACATCGAGCTGTGCCCCGAGTGCTTCTCGGCCGGGGCCGAGATCGGCAACCACCGGCGGTGGCACGGCTACCAGCTGGTGGACGGCGGCAGGTTCACGCTGTGGGGAGCCGAGGCGGAGGGGGGCTGGacgagccgggaggagcagctgCTGCTCGATGCCATCGAACAGTACGGCTTCGGCAACTGGGAGGACATGGCCGCGCATGTGGGGGCGCGCGCGCCGCCGGAAGTGATGGAGCACTACGTCAGCATGTACATCCATGGCAACCTGGGCCGAGCGTGCATCCCGGACTCGATCCCGAACCGGGTCACCGACCACACCTGCCCGACCGGCGGGCCGCTGTCGCCCAGCCTCACCACGCCGCTGCCTCCCCTCGACATCACGGTGGCCGAGCAGCAGCAGCTGGGCTACATGCCGCTGCGGGACGACTACGAGATCGAGTACCTGCAGGACGCCGAGACCCTCATCAGCGGCCTGGCGGTTAACTACGACGACGAGGACGtggacatcgagctgaagcgggCCCACGTCGACATGTACGTGAGGAAGCTGAAGGAGCGGCAGCGGCGCAAGAACATGGCGCGGGATTACAGCCTGGTGCCCGTCTTCCTGggcaaggagaagaaggagaagccgCTGAAGCGCAAAGTGAccaaagaggagaaggagctgaggGCCAAGCTGCGCCCCATCTGCCAGTTCATGTCGTCCAAAGAGTTCGACGATTGCTTCGACAACCTGCACAAGGAGAGGACGCTGCGGGCCAAGATCCGCGAGCTGCAGCGTTACCGGCGCAACGGCATCACCAAGACCGAGGAGTCGGCCGAGTACGAGGCGGCCCGGCACAAGCGAGAGAAGCGCAAGGAGATGAAGAACAGCGCCGGGGCCAAGCGGGGTAAAGACGACGGGAGTAAGGAAGCAGCGGGGGAGTTCAACTCCATGGAAAACCTGCCCGGCTTTGACCTGCTGTCCGAGCGGGAGAAGTTGCTGTGCAGCTCGCTCAACCTCAGCCCCACGCGTTACCTGACCGTCAAGACCATCATCATCAAAGACTACCTGCAGAAAAGGCAGGGCATCCCTTCCAAGAGTCGCCTGCCCAGCTACCTCGACAAGGTTTTAAAGAAGAGGATATTGAATTTCTTAACGGAAAGTGGTTGGATAGCCAGGGACACCTCTTGA